In one window of Campylobacter hepaticus DNA:
- the pgsA gene encoding CDP-diacylglycerol--glycerol-3-phosphate 3-phosphatidyltransferase has translation MNLPNILAIFRMILAPLLFFLLSYKFENIHPSWIDYFAALTFSLAALSDFFDGYIARTWKQITKLGAILDPLADKMLILAAFLGLLLAQKANEWIIYIILVREFFITGFRVVMISENLDISASFAGKLKTTFQMLAIGFLTMQWFGGEILLYIALILTLVSGFEYIYIYIKAQKGKK, from the coding sequence ATGAATTTACCTAATATCTTAGCAATTTTTAGAATGATTTTAGCACCTTTATTATTTTTTTTGCTAAGTTATAAATTTGAAAATATCCATCCAAGTTGGATTGATTATTTTGCTGCACTAACCTTTTCTTTAGCAGCCTTAAGTGATTTTTTTGATGGTTATATAGCAAGAACATGGAAACAAATCACTAAACTTGGAGCTATTTTAGATCCTTTAGCAGATAAGATGCTTATTTTAGCAGCATTTTTAGGACTTTTACTTGCGCAAAAAGCCAATGAATGGATTATTTATATTATTTTAGTAAGAGAATTTTTTATTACAGGATTTCGTGTTGTGATGATAAGTGAAAATCTAGATATTAGTGCTTCTTTTGCAGGTAAACTCAAAACTACTTTTCAAATGTTAGCTATAGGATTTTTAACTATGCAATGGTTTGGAGGAGAAATTTTACTTTATATAGCTTTAATTTTAACCCTGGTTTCTGGATTTGAATATATATATATTTATATTAAAGCACAAAAAGGAAAAAAATGA
- a CDS encoding NAD(P)H-dependent oxidoreductase, translating to MKKEFELFNTRYSCRNFQNKKLQQEELRFILEIARLSPSSLGLEPWKFLVIQDKKKKEELYEICNQQNHVKDCSALIIIISRLDFLDYFEEKLRKRDMSEAEIQKRLDTYMPFLQSLNYNQKIAYAREQAHIALASILYSANSLNISSCTIGGFDKDKLNSYFSLDTKKEVSTLLVALGYSNDKTIPQKTRFSFDEVVQFI from the coding sequence ATGAAAAAAGAATTCGAATTATTTAATACAAGATATTCTTGTAGAAATTTTCAAAATAAAAAACTCCAACAAGAAGAATTAAGATTTATATTAGAAATAGCAAGATTAAGCCCAAGCTCTTTAGGACTTGAACCTTGGAAATTTTTAGTTATTCAAGATAAAAAGAAAAAAGAAGAACTTTATGAAATTTGTAATCAACAAAATCATGTTAAAGATTGTTCTGCTTTAATCATTATTATATCTAGACTTGATTTTTTAGATTATTTTGAAGAAAAACTTAGAAAAAGGGATATGAGTGAAGCAGAAATTCAAAAACGTCTTGATACTTATATGCCTTTTTTACAATCTTTAAATTATAACCAAAAAATTGCCTATGCAAGAGAACAAGCTCATATAGCACTTGCTAGCATACTTTATAGTGCTAATAGTTTAAATATATCAAGTTGTACTATAGGAGGATTTGATAAAGATAAATTAAATTCTTATTTTTCTTTAGATACAAAAAAAGAAGTTTCTACCTTACTTGTTGCTTTAGGTTATTCTAATGATAAAACAATTCCACAAAAAACACGTTTTAGTTTTGATGAAGTTGTACAATTTATTTAA
- a CDS encoding CinA family protein produces MKHLLYLIGDELIINENFKNYIYRVYKSKFKEINEIRTQSKTDKDLPFLLENLLNQYDFITLFTNSSYYATIAKILATLNNDNLILKDETLVPNKAEFVKDSFICNFVNSRINVLKTHPMQTLPKLLGDIKLNFAYFCIFGMDEQSAILLLQTLTKSYEVDIKSSKLLDNLTLIKSTCIHFGKLNGFLNSTKNLFGQKMFLGKDPIDFIIFKLLEKKLKISFAENCTGGLCANTLSHIPKINEIFEGSIISYSNRIKHEWLGISENILENECNERCIYFMLKGIFKTANPDFALAINGAINHDKNNIINIGAMFKDGTFIQESLSLQGDINFIQKQAVLASFCLLLKLKPEIFEF; encoded by the coding sequence ATGAAACATTTGCTTTATCTTATAGGAGATGAGCTTATTATCAATGAAAATTTTAAAAATTATATCTATAGGGTTTATAAAAGCAAATTTAAAGAAATTAATGAAATTCGCACACAAAGCAAAACTGACAAAGATCTACCTTTTTTACTTGAAAATTTATTAAATCAATATGATTTTATAACACTTTTTACCAATTCTTCCTATTATGCAACTATAGCTAAAATTTTAGCAACCTTAAATAATGATAATCTCATTTTAAAAGATGAAACTTTAGTACCAAATAAAGCTGAATTTGTTAAAGATAGCTTTATATGTAATTTTGTCAATTCTAGAATTAATGTCCTTAAAACCCACCCTATGCAAACATTACCAAAACTTCTTGGAGATATAAAATTAAATTTTGCGTATTTTTGTATTTTTGGCATGGATGAACAAAGCGCTATATTATTACTTCAAACCTTAACAAAATCTTACGAAGTAGATATTAAATCGAGCAAACTTTTAGATAATCTTACTCTTATTAAAAGCACTTGTATTCATTTTGGTAAATTAAATGGTTTTTTAAATAGCACAAAAAACCTTTTTGGACAAAAAATGTTTTTAGGAAAAGATCCTATAGATTTTATCATTTTTAAACTTTTAGAAAAAAAATTAAAAATTTCTTTTGCTGAAAATTGCACGGGAGGATTATGTGCAAACACCCTAAGCCATATTCCAAAAATTAATGAAATTTTTGAAGGCTCAATTATCAGTTATTCTAATCGTATAAAGCATGAATGGTTAGGCATTAGTGAAAATATCTTAGAAAACGAATGCAATGAACGTTGTATTTACTTTATGTTAAAAGGTATTTTTAAAACCGCTAATCCTGATTTTGCACTTGCAATCAATGGTGCGATCAATCATGATAAAAATAATATTATCAATATAGGAGCCATGTTTAAAGATGGGACATTTATTCAAGAAAGTCTTAGTTTACAAGGAGATATAAATTTTATACAAAAACAAGCTGTTTTAGCAAGTTTTTGTCTGCTTTTAAAATTAAAGCCTGAAATTTTTGAATTTTAA